A region of the Allorhizobium pseudoryzae genome:
CATGCCGTCTCGTGCCGGCGGCTATGCCTGTTGGCCCGGCCCGGCCTGACCTTCCGACGTTTCGTGGAGCAGTGCCCGCCGCCGTCGCACCCAAGTTGAACGCAGAGACAAGCGCGATCAACTGCGAGGCTTCCTGAGCCAGCGAATGGCTCGCCGCATTGCTCTCCTCGACCATGGCCGCGTTGCGCTGGGTGCCTTGGTCTATCGTGTTGACCGCCTGGTTGATCTCGTTGATGCTCATGGATTGCTCACGCGAGGCTTCGACGATTGCCGCCACGTTGTTGCTGATGTCCTGAACCTGGGCAACGATCTCCTGCAGCGATCCGCCCGTCTCGCCGACCAGGCTTACACCCTGCTTCACCTGTGTAGCAGAGGTCGTGATCAGACTTTCGATTTCCTTGGCAGCTTTTGCCGAGCGCTGGGCAAGCTCACGCACCTCCTGCGCAACCACGGCAAAGCCCTTGCCAGCCTCTCCGGCGCGCGCAGCCTCGACACCGGCATTCAGCGCCAGAAGATTGGTTTGGAAGGCAATTTCGTCGATCACGCCGATGATCGATGAAATCTCGTTGGACGACGGATCAATTGCGCTCATGGCAATGATGGCCTCGCGCACAATCTCGCCGGAGCGTTCAGCATTGGCGCGAGTTCGCCGGACGAGGTCGCCCGCATCGGTAGCTCGGCGGCTGGAATCGGACACCGTCGTCGTAATCTGCTCAAGAGCCGCCGCCGTTTCTTCAACGGAAGCCGCCTGTTGCTCCGTCCTCTTCGACAGGTCGTCGGCTGCCGCCCTCACTTGGCTCGCCTCCGCAGCAATCAGATCCGCACTGCTGGCGACCGATCCGAGCGCCGATCTCAACTTTTCGGCCGCGTGATTGAAGTCATCTCGCAGCGTATCCAGTGCAGGGATGAACTTCTCCTTGATTTCGCCCGTCAGATCGCCCGCCGCCATCTTCTTCAGGTTATCGCCAAGTGTGTTGACGTTCCGGACACGATCGGTCACGTCCGTTGCGAATTTGACGATCTTGAACACATTGCCGTTCAGGTCGAGGATCGGATTATAGGAGGCCTGTATGAAGATGGGCCTTCCGCCCTGCCCAAACCGCTGAAATTCGCCTGCGGCAAACTCGCCGGACCGAAGCCTGTCCCAGAGATCCTTATAATCGGCGGTTTGCACATACGCCGGGTCACAAAAGATGGAATGGTGGCGTCCGACAATGTCCTCCAGCCGATACCCCATGGCATCCAGAAAGTTTGCGTTTGCTGTCAGAATCTCGCCGCTCGGCTTGAACTCGATGATGGCCTGGGCACGAGAGAGCGCGTGGATCTTGCCCGCATAATCCGCTGCTTCCAGACGGATGGCGGTGATATCGGTTGCTAACTTGACAACCTTATAGACGCGTCCGTTCCTGATGATGGGATTATATGAGGCCTCGATCCAGATCTCGCGGCCGCCCTTGGCGATGCGTTTATATTGCCGCCTGTCGAATTCGCCACGCATAAGCTTCGCCCAGAAAAGCTTGTAATCCTCGCTCATCGCCTCTTCCGGCGGAACGAACATACGGTGATGCTGCCCAATGATTTCTTCGCGGCGGTAGCCGAGCGTCGAACAGAAATTTTCATTGGCCGTCAGGACGCGCCCGGAGGGGTCGAACTCGATGGTCGCAAAGGAGCGGTTCATCGCGTCGAGAATGCGATCTGCATCCGATGTGAAGAGAAACGAACGTGATATGAGGCTATCCCATTTGCTGATCACTCCACGCGCCTACTGCGATCGACCATTGACGCGCTGACACAGATGGAAAGACCCGATCTGCTTGCCACTGCGCTCACTCTCATGGTGAGCGACATGCGGCATGCTCCTATACGAGTTTTAGGACTGCTTCATTAGCAATTCGTGAATTGCATTTCCCGCCTTTTAAGGAGCTGCATAATTTTTGTTCGAATGCGCACAGATTGGCCATTCCTCAACGAATCGTGGCTTCCTTTCATCCGAATTCGCCTCAAGCCCGATCTGTAGCCGAGACGGCGTACAGATCTAGCATCAATCGATCAACTGACGGCGGATGGCTTCGGCAATGGCCTGCGTGCGATTGGCTGCCCCCACCTTGCGGGTGGCATTCTTGATATAGGTGTTGACGGTATCGACCTGATATCCGCTCTCCTGCGCGATCTGCTCGCTGGTGAGGCCTTTGGAGGCCAGTTTCAGACACACCATTTCACCGGATGACAGGCGCAGCGCCGAAGCCGCGAAACGCTCCATCAGCGGTCGTGTCACGGCCGTGTGTGTCGATTGCGCGATGGCACCGAGAAAATCGATCTCATCTCTCTCAAATGGCACGGATCGGGTAAAGCCGACGCAGCCATACATGTCCTCACCCCGACGAATCGGAAACAGGAGACGGTTCTTGACGTTAAACGTATCGAGCAGGTAGGCGAGTCGCGGGGCAAGCTTGACACCCTGCAACACCTCGCTTTCGATCACGACACCTTCGGACAGTTTGGCACGCTCGATGAAGGGATCGGTGAGATGGAACTTCTCGTCGTAGTACGATTCGATGAAGGCTGGCGGGAAATCGGTGTCGATGGAATGCCCGGTTCCAAAGCGGAAATTGTCGATGTCCAGGCCGCTCACCATCACGTAATCGAACGCAACCGCCTTGCGCAGCCTTGCGGTGAAGGGGTGATTGTGTATGAACCGATGCCGGGGCACGGATGCTAGATCGACATACTGATCCAGATCGTCTGCACGACGGAAAATCGGGCTGGTCACCATGATACACCTAATCAAATCAAGGATGTCTGTCCTGGGCACGTCTTAAAGGGCGCAAGAGGGACAAATGGTTACGGAATCAAGCGGCTCCAAACCTGAACCACAATCGCATCGGATATAGCGCGCAGGCAACGTCTCAACAATAAGTTAGCGTTAATGAATCCCTTCTAATGTATCTCAACTGCGCGCTGCCGCCTCATCCTGGAGTTGACGATGACTACCCCCGAGACGTTGAAGGACCTGAACGAACGCCTGGATTTTGCCGGCCTGAATGAACCGGCGCGTCGTGTGCTTTCGGAGATGCAGCCACTGATCCGCCAGGCGATCGGACCTGCGCTGGATGACTTCTACGACAAGGCCAAGAAGCATCCGCACACAGCCTCCTTCTTCTCCTCTGCGGGGCACATTGCGCATGCAAAGGCACGACAGGAGCAGCATTGGGCAGCAATCGCGTCCGGGAAATACGACGCGAGCTATGTCGATGCCGTCTCAACGGTCGGCCGCACCCATGCGAGGCTCGGATTGGAGCCTCGCTGGTATATCGGCGGCTATACGCTGATCCTCGAAGGGATCATCAAAGCTGTTGTCGCGTCGGAACTCAAAGGCTTCCTGCACGCCAAAAAGGCAAAGACGGTTGAAGAGAAGATCTCCGCCGTCGTCAAGGCCGCCCTGATCGACATGGATTATGCCATTTCCGTCTATCTCGACGAACTGGCCGCCGCCCGCAAGAAGATAGAGGATGAACGTCAGAAAGCGGCCCTTGAACAGGAAACGGCGCTTGCTGCCCTCGACAGGGCTCTGCGCAATCTGTCCGACCGCAATCTCAATTTCCGTATGACGGAGCAACTCTCGGACGGCTTCTCCCGGATCAAGTCGAACTACAATGAATCGATCACCGAGTTGAACGGTGCGATGCTGGAAATTCGCGGCGCCGTGGCCCAGGTGCTGGCGGAAATCGGAAGCATCTCTGGTGCCACCGACGACATGGCCAAACGCACGGAGCAGCAGGCCTCCGCGCTGGAGCAGACCGCAGCCGCGATCGAGGAGATCACGACGATTTCCGCGTCCGCCGCTCAGCGCACGGCCGAAGTTCAGACGGTTGTGCGCGAATCCGCCGAGGAAGCGGTGCGTTCCGGCAAGGTCGTTGAAGAAGCGATCAGCGCCATGGGACAGATCGAAGGGTCGTCACAGAAGATGACCCAGATCATCGGCGCGATCGACGAAATTGCGTTCCAGACGAACCTCCTGGCCTTGAATGCCGGCGTCGAGGCGGCGCGTGCCGGCGAGCAGGGCAAGGGCTTTGCCGTCGTTGCTCAGGAGGTTCGCGAACTTGCCCAGCGTTCGGCTGCCGCGGCGAAGGAAATCAAGGAGCTGATCGATCAGTCCGCCGCAGACGTCAATCGCGGCGTCGACCTCGTCAACCGCACAGGCAAGGCCCTGGTGACGATCGGCGACCGGGTCAACACCATCAGCGAACACATCAGCTGGATCGCCCAGTCGGCGCGGGAACAGTCCTCCGGTATCGACGAGATCAATGCGGCGATCCGCAGCATCGACCAGATCACGCAGCGCAATGCCGCCCTGACGGAAGAAACCAACGCCTCGACGCAGAACCTTGCGGGGATCAGTTCCGGCCTCTCCGAACTGCTGTCCCGCTTCAAGACGTCGTCGTCACACGAGCAGGCCCGCCACGAGGATCGCGAGCGGCGGAGTGCCTGACGGCGCTTGCCAGCGTTTTAGATAGGCGCGCCCTCGGGCGCGCTGGCATTTGCGAGGTCCGAAAAAGCCCTTAATTCTTTCGGTCAGCGGTTGTCATAGTAGATCTTGGCCATAGTTACCGGGTGAGAAGACCGGTTCCCAACACGCCAAATCGAAAGGATCCTTCCGATGAAGAGGCTGTTTCGCAACGCGATCGCCGCTGCCGCCCTGACGCTGACCGCACCGTTGGCTCAGGCTCAAACGCCCCCGAACGTGCTGATCGTCGGGCAGATTGCCGAGCCGCAATCGCTCGATCCGCATGTCGCAACCGCGACCAATGACTTTCGTATTCTCGTCAACATCTATGACGGGCTGGTGCGCTTCAAAAGCGGCACCCTGCAGGTGGAACCGGCGCTTGCCGAAAGCTGGACCGTGTCCGACGATGGCAAGACCTACACCTTCAAGCTTCGGCAGGGCGTCAAGTTCCATGATGGAAGCAATTTTGACGCCGAAGCGGTGAAGTTCAACTTCGACCGCATGCTGGACGAGAACCATCCATTCTACAACACAGGGCCCTTCCCGCTCTCGTTCAACTTCGCAGCGGTGGATCAGGTCAATGTCGTTGATCCGCAGACCGTCGAGTTCAAGCTGAAGGAAGCGTTCGCGCCCTTCCTGTCCAACCTCGCCTATCCGACCGGTCTCATCGTCTCGCCCGCCGCCGTGCAGCAATACGGTAAGGATTTTGGCCGCCATCCGTCCGGAACGGGTCCGTTCAAATTCGTGGAATGGCAGTCGAACCAGCGCGTCGTGGCGGAGCGGAATGGCGACTACTGGAATGAGGCGCCGGCACTTGAGGCCGTTGTTTTCCGACCGATCACCGATTCCAACACCCGCGTCGCCGAAATGATGGCCGGTGGCATCGACGTGATGGTGGAGGTTCCGCCGGACAATATTGCGACTTTCCAGAACGATCCGAATTTTGCCGTCAGCGAACAGGTCGGGCCGCATGTCTGGTTCAGCATTCTCAACACCAAGGAAGGCCCGTTCAAGGACAAGGCCGTCCGCCAGGCGGCAAACTATGCCGTCAACAAGAAGGGCCTCGTCGATAACGTGCTTCAGGGAACGGCGACGGTGTCCGCCGGGCCGATCGCACCGGCTTTCGACTGGGTGAAGTCTTCGGTCGAACCCTATCCGTATGATCCGGAGAAGGCAAAACAGCTGCTGGCGGATGCCAAGGTCGAGGATCCCAGCCTGACTTTCTACATCACCGAAGGCGGCTCCGGCATGCTGGATCCGGTGACCATGGGCGCCGCCATCCAGGCGGATCTCGAAGCGGTGGGCTTCAAGGTCAAGATCGAGACCTATGAGTGGAACAGCTTTCTCTCCCGCGTCAATACGGGTCTGGAAGGCAAGGCCGACATGGCCGAAATGGCCTGGATGACCAATGATCCGGACACCCTGCCCTATCTGGCGCTGCGCACCGCCGCCATGCCGGACAAGGGCGGCTTCAATTCGGGCTACTATTCCAACCCGGAGCTCGACACGATCCTGGAGAAGGCACGCACCTCGACCGATCAGGCAGAACGCGCCGCGTTGTACGGGCAAGTGCAGCAGATCGTCCATGACGATGCACCCTGGCTCTTCGTTGCCAACTGGAAGCAGAACGCGGTGACGCGCGCCAATGTGCAAGGCTTCACGCTAGAATCCTCCTTCCTGCTGAATCTCCGACAGGTCAGCAAGTAAGTGAAGATTGTCCGGAGGTAGTTCATCGCAGAGCCACCTCCGGCAGATCCCGCTGGAGTGCCATGACACGTTATATCGCCAAGCGCCTGCTCTCGGTCATCCCGGTCCTGTTCGGTCTGTCCATCATTGTTTTCCTGGTGATGGCGCTGATCCCGGGCGATCCCGCCACCGCCATTCTTGGCTCCTATGCGACGCCGGAAAATGTCGAGCGGATCAACCGTGATCTCGGTCTCGACAAGCCGCTGGTGCAGCAATACCTGATCTGGATCGGCAATGTGCTGCAGGGCGATCTCGGACGGTCCTACATTCTCAACCGACCGGTGCTTGCGGAGGTGAGTGAACGGTTCGGCGCAACACTGATTCTGGCGGGCACCTCGCTTGTGCTGTGCTCCATCATCGGGCTTCTCGCTGGCGTCGTCTCCGCTGTGCGCCAGTATGGCTGGGCCGATCGGATCATCACCTTTGTCGTGCTGGCCGGCATTTCGATGCCCTCCTTCTGGCTTGGCCTTCTGCTGATCCTCGGTTTTGCCGTGAACTGGCGGCTTCTGCCACCCAGCGGCATGTATGCCGTCTATGGCGGCGGCGACCTGCCGGATCTGCTGCGTCATCTCATTCTTCCGGCGCTGACCCTTTCCGTCGTTGCCGCCGGTGTCATTGCACGTCTCACCCGCGGCGCCATGCTGGAAGTGCTGCGGCAGGATTTCATCCGCACGGCGCGCGCCAAGGGCCTTTCCGAACGCAAGGTGGTCTACGGCCATGCCTTCCGGGCGGCCATCGTCGGCGTCATTCCGGTGATCGGCATCCAGGCCGGCTTCGTGCTGGGCGGCGCGGTCTATATCGAGACGGTTTTCCAGTGGCCGGGCATCGGCGCCATGCTGGTCAAGGCGATTTCGACCCGCGATATCCTGCTGGTCCAGGGCGGCGTTCTGGTGGTTGCCGCAAGCTATGTCCTCTTCAATCTCGCCGCCGATGTGGTGCAGACCCTGCTCGACCCGAGGATCCGCGCATGACGGACAGCTTTGTCGACCTTTCCACGCCCCCACAAGCAAGCCGCATGTCGCCGCTCAGGCTTCTCGTTCAGAGCCGGCTTGCCGCAGCGGGTCTTGTTCTGCTGATCCTGATCGGCCTCGTCATTCTCTTCGCGCCTCTCCTGCCGCTTGCAGATCCCAATGCCACGGCGCCTGCTCAACGTCTGCTCAGACCCTTCAGCGAGGGCCACCTTCTCGGCACAGACCAGCTGGGCCGCGACATCCTGAGCCGGCTGATCTGGGGCAGCCGCGTCTCGATTGCCGTCGGCTTTGCGGCGACACTGTTTGCCGCCATCATCGGATCGGCGATCGGCCTCGTCTCCGGCTATGCGGGCGGGCGTACCGACAATGTCCTGATGCGCGGCATCGACATGCTGATGGCCTTTCCCTACATCCTGCTGGCGCTTGCCATCGTGGCAGCCCTCGGCCCTGGCCTGATGAACGCGCTCTATGCCATCGCGATCGTCAACATCCCCTTCTTTGCG
Encoded here:
- a CDS encoding ABC transporter substrate-binding protein → MKRLFRNAIAAAALTLTAPLAQAQTPPNVLIVGQIAEPQSLDPHVATATNDFRILVNIYDGLVRFKSGTLQVEPALAESWTVSDDGKTYTFKLRQGVKFHDGSNFDAEAVKFNFDRMLDENHPFYNTGPFPLSFNFAAVDQVNVVDPQTVEFKLKEAFAPFLSNLAYPTGLIVSPAAVQQYGKDFGRHPSGTGPFKFVEWQSNQRVVAERNGDYWNEAPALEAVVFRPITDSNTRVAEMMAGGIDVMVEVPPDNIATFQNDPNFAVSEQVGPHVWFSILNTKEGPFKDKAVRQAANYAVNKKGLVDNVLQGTATVSAGPIAPAFDWVKSSVEPYPYDPEKAKQLLADAKVEDPSLTFYITEGGSGMLDPVTMGAAIQADLEAVGFKVKIETYEWNSFLSRVNTGLEGKADMAEMAWMTNDPDTLPYLALRTAAMPDKGGFNSGYYSNPELDTILEKARTSTDQAERAALYGQVQQIVHDDAPWLFVANWKQNAVTRANVQGFTLESSFLLNLRQVSK
- a CDS encoding globin-coupled sensor protein: MTTPETLKDLNERLDFAGLNEPARRVLSEMQPLIRQAIGPALDDFYDKAKKHPHTASFFSSAGHIAHAKARQEQHWAAIASGKYDASYVDAVSTVGRTHARLGLEPRWYIGGYTLILEGIIKAVVASELKGFLHAKKAKTVEEKISAVVKAALIDMDYAISVYLDELAAARKKIEDERQKAALEQETALAALDRALRNLSDRNLNFRMTEQLSDGFSRIKSNYNESITELNGAMLEIRGAVAQVLAEIGSISGATDDMAKRTEQQASALEQTAAAIEEITTISASAAQRTAEVQTVVRESAEEAVRSGKVVEEAISAMGQIEGSSQKMTQIIGAIDEIAFQTNLLALNAGVEAARAGEQGKGFAVVAQEVRELAQRSAAAAKEIKELIDQSAADVNRGVDLVNRTGKALVTIGDRVNTISEHISWIAQSAREQSSGIDEINAAIRSIDQITQRNAALTEETNASTQNLAGISSGLSELLSRFKTSSSHEQARHEDRERRSA
- a CDS encoding ABC transporter permease, whose product is MTRYIAKRLLSVIPVLFGLSIIVFLVMALIPGDPATAILGSYATPENVERINRDLGLDKPLVQQYLIWIGNVLQGDLGRSYILNRPVLAEVSERFGATLILAGTSLVLCSIIGLLAGVVSAVRQYGWADRIITFVVLAGISMPSFWLGLLLILGFAVNWRLLPPSGMYAVYGGGDLPDLLRHLILPALTLSVVAAGVIARLTRGAMLEVLRQDFIRTARAKGLSERKVVYGHAFRAAIVGVIPVIGIQAGFVLGGAVYIETVFQWPGIGAMLVKAISTRDILLVQGGVLVVAASYVLFNLAADVVQTLLDPRIRA
- a CDS encoding helix-turn-helix transcriptional regulator, with the translated sequence MTSPIFRRADDLDQYVDLASVPRHRFIHNHPFTARLRKAVAFDYVMVSGLDIDNFRFGTGHSIDTDFPPAFIESYYDEKFHLTDPFIERAKLSEGVVIESEVLQGVKLAPRLAYLLDTFNVKNRLLFPIRRGEDMYGCVGFTRSVPFERDEIDFLGAIAQSTHTAVTRPLMERFAASALRLSSGEMVCLKLASKGLTSEQIAQESGYQVDTVNTYIKNATRKVGAANRTQAIAEAIRRQLID
- a CDS encoding methyl-accepting chemotaxis protein, with product MNRSFATIEFDPSGRVLTANENFCSTLGYRREEIIGQHHRMFVPPEEAMSEDYKLFWAKLMRGEFDRRQYKRIAKGGREIWIEASYNPIIRNGRVYKVVKLATDITAIRLEAADYAGKIHALSRAQAIIEFKPSGEILTANANFLDAMGYRLEDIVGRHHSIFCDPAYVQTADYKDLWDRLRSGEFAAGEFQRFGQGGRPIFIQASYNPILDLNGNVFKIVKFATDVTDRVRNVNTLGDNLKKMAAGDLTGEIKEKFIPALDTLRDDFNHAAEKLRSALGSVASSADLIAAEASQVRAAADDLSKRTEQQAASVEETAAALEQITTTVSDSSRRATDAGDLVRRTRANAERSGEIVREAIIAMSAIDPSSNEISSIIGVIDEIAFQTNLLALNAGVEAARAGEAGKGFAVVAQEVRELAQRSAKAAKEIESLITTSATQVKQGVSLVGETGGSLQEIVAQVQDISNNVAAIVEASREQSMSINEINQAVNTIDQGTQRNAAMVEESNAASHSLAQEASQLIALVSAFNLGATAAGTAPRNVGRSGRAGPTGIAAGTRRHAPLPIRGNAALAAQSARWDDF